The stretch of DNA TCTTGAACACCCACGCTGAAGCGCAGAAAGTGAAGCAGTTTGGTTCAAGCAATAGTTGTGTCGTTTGCAAGGGAAGTTGTGTTGCAGTAGAGAAGTGTAAGCAATTTGTTTCATACAGTCTTTCCGCGCGTTGGGACGCACTACGGGAGCATAAACTATGTCGTAGTTGCTTAACAAACCATCGAGGCTCGTGCAAATCCGCAAAACCGTGTGGCAAGAACGGTTGTGAATATAAGCATAACCGACTACTGCACAATGACGCAAAGGATAAGCGAGATACGCCAATGGCTAATTCGAGCAACCACTTGCGAAACAGTTACACCTGAGCGGAGAGAAGCATCCATTGTGTCTGCGGTGGACTGCTGATACTTGCCGCTATGAGATGGACGCCACTAAATGTTCTTTGAACGTATCCGGCACGCTAGACGGAAGTAGTCAACACAACTTGATGGAGGTCTACACGGTGAAAGATTTGAAGCTACCTTCTCAATCGTTATCAGCTGGAAAACTGTCCGCCAAGTACGCGCACCTAAAAGGGCTGCCGATAGAATCTTACAACAACGTTCAACCGAAGCTACTGATAGGTGTGAGTAACGCTAGAGTGATGCAAGCCCTGGACAGCCGTGAGGGAATGTTAGATGAACCCGTTGCAGTTAAAACGCGTCTTGGCTGGACGGTTTATGGTACGATGATGAACAGTTTTCTATCAAGTGTCGTTCCACACAGTTTCCACATCTGTTCTCACTCTCTCGGATCGGACGAAAACCTTCATGAGGCAGTGAAGAACTACTTCACTCTCGACAGTTTAGGAATTGGATCTCCACAAAACCAGCTTCTCTCCAAAGAAGACGAACGGGCCCTAGCAAAGTTGCATAAAGTTACCACATTCCAAGATGGACGGTACCAAGTGGGACTTCTTTGGAAATACGATGACATACGACTGCCTAATAATCGAACCATGGCGCTCAGGCGTCACCATTGTCTGATCAAGAGGATGGAACGCGAACCCATGTTGGCTGAAACGGTACGGACGAAAATGGAAGATTATGAAAAAAGGGATATATACGCAAATTGACAACGGAGGAGAATCGAGAAACCGGCGATCGTACGTGGTACTTACCGATTTTCCCGGTCTTTAACCCCAACAAGCCGGGTAAAGTCCGGATAGTCTTTTATGCTGCCGCATCCTTCGGAGGTGTCTCGTTAAATTCCGTGTTGATGAAAGGCCCGGATCAGCTGAACGCTCTTCCACCAGTATTATACAAATTTCGTGAGCGGTTGATAGGCCTTGGAGGTGACATCGCTGAGATGTTTCACCAGTTGCGGATGAACCCTGAAGACGTAGACAGCCAGCGGATTTTATGGTGTGCTAATGCTCAAACAACGGAGCCATGCGACTACGTCATGCAGGTGGTAACCTTTGGGGCTACCTGCTCCCCGAGTACAGCACTTCACGTTCTGAAAGAGAACGCGTCCCGATTTGAAATACAATATCCTGTGGCGGTTGAGGCTATCTTTCGTCGCCACTATGTCGACGATATGTTGACAAGCGTTAACACTGATGAGGAGGCGATCAAATTGGCCAACGATGTCCAACACATACACAACCAGGGAGGATAATGCGAAACTGGGTTTCGAACTCGCCTGTGGTACTAGAAGCCCTAGGAGTAAGTCCAAAGCATGAGAAATCACTAGAGATGAACGCTGAGCTCGCTATGGAAAAAGTCCTTGGTATGTGGTGGAGTACGACTACTGATGTCTTCCGCTACAAGCTCTGTACGGATCGCAACCAGGAGCTATTATCTGGCTCCAAATACCCTACTAAGCGAGATGTGCTGCGAACTCTCATGGCTATCTATGATCCTTTAGGGCTTATCGCGCACTACCTGATGTATCTGAAGGTACTTCTTCAGGAAATCTGGAGAGCCAAAACTGGATGGGATGATACTATTGAACACAAACATCTGGAGAAATGGCTGCTCTGGTTGCGCATACTACCCGAGCTGGAAACTGTTGAGGTACCTCGTTGTTATTTTCGTCATGAAGCAGGTATCGACAATTCTACCGTGGAACTTCACACCTTTGTGGACGCCAGTGAGAATGGTTTCGCTGCTGTGTCATTTTTCCGCTTCGAGGTAGACGGCCACATCGAGTGTTCTCTCATCGGGAGCAAAACAAGGGTAGCACCTATAAAATTTGTTTCCATCCCTCGTCTCGAACTGCAAGCAGCTGTTGTCGGCGCGCGTTTGGCCCAAACACAGACAGATGCACGAGACGTTATATGTTGGCTGCAATCTGACCATCGTCGCTATTCTCAGTTCGTAGCTTTCCGCGTCGGCGAAATATTGGAAACAACAAACGTTAACGAGTGGAGGTGGCTGGGTACCAAGTACAACGTTGCCGACGACGGCACAAAATGGAAATTTAGGCCGGATCTCAGACCTACAAGCCGTTGGTTCATCGGTCCTCCATTCCTGTGGAAGCCGAAGAGTGAATGGCCGGTTTCAACTCTATGCGGAGAAGTAACATCCACGGAGATCCGAACCAGTCTACTGCACCATACCGAAGCTAAAAACGAGGCCGTTCTACAACCGGATAACTACTCTTCTTGGCAGCGGTTGAGACGTGTGATCGCCTTTGTTCAACGCTTCGTCGGAAACATCAAAAGGAAACAAAATAGTCAACCTGTGAATTTGGGGCCCCTAGAACACGAAGAACTTTCTGCCGCAGAGATGTTTCTATTCCGGCAAGCCCAGAGAGATGGCTACGGCGAAGAACTGGCGGCTATATCAGTAGGGAACCGTCAGCTCAACAAGAAGAGCCGCTTATACAAGCAGAGCCCTTTCATTGATGACTGTGGCGTAATGCGAATCCACAGCCGTCTAGGAGAGTgtgattttttggacgaaagCGATTCCCATCCCATCATTCTCCCTCGGGATCACCCAATTACCCGTCTCGTGGTAGCCAACGTACATCAGCGTTATCATCATCAGTGCCACGAAACTTGTGTGAACGAAGTGCGGAAAGCATTTTACATTCCACGAGTGCGTAGAGTCTGTAACCATGTTCGCCGAAGTTGCCAGATGTGTAAAATATTCACTGCAAGACCAATGCCACCGTCGATGGGTCCACTTCCGAAAGCACGAGTAGCGGCCTTCGTACGACCATTTTCGTACGTTGGCGTGGATTTTTTTGGTCCGTTTCTCGTCCTCGTTGGTCGTCACCACGAGAAGTGCTGGGGTATGATTGTCACATGCCTAACCGTTCGGGCAATACATATCGAATTAGCAGCATCATTGACTACAAGCTCCTGCATCATTGCTTTAAGGAACTGCTTCGCGCGTCGTGGAACTCCTGTCGAAATTAGAAGTGACTGCGGAACCAATTTTGTCGGCGCAGATAAAGAACTTAAGGCTGCTGTGGCGAATTTGGACCGGGACAAGCTAGTGACTGAATTCACCACTCCAACTACTTCATGGGTTTTCAACCCTCCCGCCTCACCTCACATGGGTGGGTGCTGGGAACGTCTTATCCAGTCAATAAAGAAGATCCTTGTCGTCGTTAAACCTCAGCGAGTAACTACAGAGGAAGTCTTGCGAAGCTACCTTATTCAGGTGGAAAACATCGTTAATAGCCGACCTCTGACTCACGTTCCTGTGGATAGTTGTTCTTCACCAGCTCTCACCCCGAACCACTTCCTAGTGGGTTCGTCAAACGGGTCCAAACCTCTCGTCCCATACAAGGACTGTCCTCTAGCACTTCAGAGGTCTTGGAAGTCATCAGACGCTTTAGCTAATCGTTTCTGGCAACGATGGATTACAGAGTATTTGCCCACGATCACTCGTCGCACTAAATGGTTCAATCAAGTGAAGCCTATTGCGGTGGGCGACGTCGTCATTGTGGTAGATCCAGATCTGGCACGGAGTTGCTGGCCTAAAGGACGAGTGGTGTCAGTTACAACCTCCTCTGACGGTCAAGTTCGTTCTGCGGTAATGCAGACCGCTTCAGGACTCTACAACAGACCCGCAGTTAAGTTAGCCGTgttggatgtaggtgcaaacGACAGTAGTTCGGACCAGGGTCCAACTACCGGGGGGGATTGTTGCGTACACCCTGTAAGTGACGCCGCACACAACCACACGGCACGTTGATTTCCGACCTACCAAGGCGAAGGTGGCTGCCATTGGCAGTGACAgatgagaaacaaaaaaaaacaacattccaTCACCAGAAAGTAAAACGTGGATTGGTAAAAAAGGCTAGCTGATTAATTCGTTAAAATTCTacctaaaatttattttattgttattaaaaatagtttgatTTAAAACTTAATTCTATTGTGCTAAAACCGAATGCTAAAAAGGGTTAGCGCTACAGGAACCTATCAAACATAATAAATCGCACGACAGATAGGAAACGTACAAACGTAAGTTTCAAATGAACTTGTAAAACCATTATCCAAAACTGTTATTATTATAGGAAAATTttaatctctctctctctctcgctgtgAAATAAAGAGG from Toxorhynchites rutilus septentrionalis strain SRP chromosome 3, ASM2978413v1, whole genome shotgun sequence encodes:
- the LOC129773750 gene encoding uncharacterized protein LOC129773750, whose product is MRNWVSNSPVVLEALGVSPKHEKSLEMNAELAMEKVLGMWWSTTTDVFRYKLCTDRNQELLSGSKYPTKRDVLRTLMAIYDPLGLIAHYLMYLKVLLQEIWRAKTGWDDTIEHKHLEKWLLWLRILPELETVEVPRCYFRHEAGIDNSTVELHTFVDASENGFAAVSFFRFEVDGHIECSLIGSKTRVAPIKFVSIPRLELQAAVVGARLAQTQTDARDVICWLQSDHRRYSQFVAFRVGEILETTNVNEWRWLGTKYNVADDGTKWKFRPDLRPTSRWFIGPPFLWKPKSEWPVSTLCGEVTSTEIRTSLLHHTEAKNEAVLQPDNYSSWQRLRRVIAFVQRFVGNIKRKQNSQPVNLGPLEHEELSAAEMFLFRQAQRDGYGEELAAISVGNRQLNKKSRLYKQSPFIDDCGVMRIHSRLGECDFLDESDSHPIILPRDHPITRLVVANVHQRYHHQCHETCVNEVRKAFYIPRVRRVCNHVRRSCQMCKIFTARPMPPSMGPLPKARVAAFVRPFSYVGVDFFGPFLVLVGRHHEKCWGMIVTCLTVRAIHIELAASLTTSSCIIALRNCFARRGTPVEIRSDCGTNFVGADKELKAAVANLDRDKLVTEFTTPTTSWVFNPPASPHMGGCWERLIQSIKKILVVVKPQRVTTEEVLRSYLIQVENIVNSRPLTHVPVDSCSSPALTPNHFLVGSSNGSKPLVPYKDCPLALQRSWKSSDALANRFWQRWITEYLPTITRRTKWFNQVKPIAVGDVVIVVDPDLARSCWPKGRVVSVTTSSDGQVRSAVMQTASGLYNRPAVKLAVLDVGANDSSSDQGPTTGGDCCVHPVSDAAHNHTAR